In the genome of Persephonella sp. KM09-Lau-8, one region contains:
- a CDS encoding phosphoribosyltransferase family protein: MFKDREEAGLLLADLLKEYIEEPENTVILAIPRGGVPVAYKIAEKLGIPFGMIIAKKITPPDNPEAAIGAATPDGTYILSPYAYGYPYIEEAIQKAINEARKKLEKYAGGKEPDVEGKTVIIVDDGIATGYTAMAAGKSVKERGAHKVILAVPVCPVDSISRAREVFDEVICYHKVDTPFFAVGAYYQDFHQVEDYELFEYLTKAKEKKLLAQ; the protein is encoded by the coding sequence ATGTTTAAGGATAGAGAGGAAGCAGGCTTATTACTAGCGGATTTACTGAAAGAATATATAGAAGAACCTGAAAATACAGTTATTCTGGCTATTCCACGAGGTGGAGTACCTGTTGCTTATAAAATTGCAGAAAAACTGGGCATTCCATTTGGGATGATAATTGCCAAAAAAATCACCCCTCCCGATAATCCTGAAGCAGCAATTGGTGCAGCAACACCAGATGGAACATATATACTCTCTCCTTATGCTTATGGGTATCCTTATATTGAGGAGGCAATACAAAAAGCCATTAACGAGGCCAGAAAAAAACTTGAGAAATACGCAGGTGGTAAAGAGCCTGATGTTGAAGGAAAAACAGTGATCATTGTTGATGATGGAATAGCCACAGGATACACCGCAATGGCTGCAGGAAAGTCTGTAAAAGAAAGGGGAGCTCACAAAGTAATACTTGCAGTTCCTGTATGTCCTGTTGATAGCATATCAAGGGCAAGGGAGGTATTTGATGAAGTGATATGTTATCATAAAGTAGATACACCATTTTTTGCAGTAGGTGCATATTATCAGGATTTTCATCAGGTTGAGGATTACGAGCTTTTTGAGTATCTAACAAAAGCAAAAGAAAAAAAATTACTGGCTCAATAA